Proteins found in one Drosophila innubila isolate TH190305 chromosome X, UK_Dinn_1.0, whole genome shotgun sequence genomic segment:
- the LOC117789438 gene encoding G2/mitotic-specific cyclin-B-like: MLGTTMKMLMDENSTEKYENDQTKVKKFTVPANEATTKRVALGEIQNLGLNLNYATKDVAQRELKTNAVWKKNPLGVSNSIFNYNVGTVKTTTTITAPLLGIQSNIVVKKEPLINLEVHKKEPAAMLPLIPSKLDRPGATAAQTAPKTLSLSSQRLTDVEDIDADDQKHLILVSEYVNDIYNHLYELEDQHPIHVNHLANQLEVSSRMRAVLIDWINEVHMQFQLVTESFYLAVSLIDRYLQVVNSTKRQHFQLVGVTALFIATKYEEVFPPVIADFVYIADNAYTDREIRLMELQILKTIDNNLSCPLSIHFLRRFSKAACAEEVHHVMSKYFLELSTVSYDLASYKPSELAAASLFLTLHLLNGNAGDATGFNDNHWTPTLMQYSRYTAQHLRPITRQIAKLVREAPSAKLKAIYCKYQAKKFHKIALRSELSGSLIDSIVDNK, encoded by the coding sequence atGTTGGGTACTACAATGAAAATGCTCATGGACGAAAATTCTACAGAGAAATACGAGAATGACCAAACGAAAGTGAAGAAGTTCACAGTGCCTGCAAATGAGGCAACCACAAAGCGTGTTGCCTTGGGCGAAATACAGAATCTTGGACTGAATCTTAACTATGCCACCAAAGATGTGGCACAAAGAGAACTAAAAACGAATGCAGTGTGGAAGAAGAATCCTCTTGGTGTAAGcaattccatttttaattacaatgtGGGAACTGTCaagactacaacaacaataacagcaccTCTGCTGGGCATCCAATCCAATATTGTGGTCAAGAAAGAACCATTGATCAACCTGGAAGTGCATAAAAAGGAACCTGCTGCAATGTTGCCCTTGATTCCGAGCAAGTTGGACAGGccaggagcaactgcagcacaGACAGCACCGAAAACTTTATCACTGTCCAGTCAACGCTTGACGGATGTTGAAGACATTGATGCTGATGATCAGAAGCATTTGATCTTGGTATCAGAGTATGTGAACGACATTTACAATCATCTGTATGAGCTCGAGGATCAGCATCCCATACATGTTAATCATTTGGCCAATCAACTGGAGGTGTCCAGCCGGATGCGTGCTGTACTTATCGATTGGATCAACGAGGTGCACATGCAGTTCCAATTGGTCACAGAATCCTTTTATCTGGCCGTGTCCCTAATCGATCGTTATCTGCAAGTGGTCAATAGCACAAAGCGTCAGCACTTTCAGTTGGTGGGAGTCACAGCTCTCTTTATAGCCACAAAATACGAGGAGGTCTTTCCGCCAGTCATTGCCGATTTCGTCTATATCGCTGATAATGCGTATACAGATCGAGAGATTCGCTTAATGGAACTGCAGATTCTGAAGACCATCGATAACAATCTATCGTGTCCATTGTCCATACACTTTTTGCGACGATTCTCGAAGGCCGCCTGCGCTGAGGAAGTTCATCATGTCATGTCCAAGTACTTTTTGGAATTGTCCACCGTTAGCTACGATCTGGCCAGCTATAAGCCATCTGAATTGGCGGCTGCTTCGCTGTTTTTAACGCTGCACTTGCTCAACGGAAACGCCGGGGACGCAACGGGATTCAATGACAACCACTGGACACCTACACTGATGCAGTATTCCCGTTATACGGCCCAGCATTTGCGTCCTATTACACGACAAATAGCCAAGTTGGTGAGAGAGGCGCCTTCAGCCAAATTGAAAGCCATTTATTGCAAATATCAGGCTAAGAAATTCCACAAGATTGCATTACGCTCCGAGCTGAGTGGTTCCCTCATAGACTCCATTGTGGACAATAAGTAG
- the LOC117789142 gene encoding ataxin-2 homolog, with product MTTTISKHEVQQQQQQQQHQQQQQQQHPMITTTATTATTAATAANTGPLCGAMQLQFDTLNNNDIAPVTASCDEPQSAVDTAQNALHHASQTKVLKRRSLLNFKSFDFHIKSLYSGLRVSGAATVGHKSASASASQSQSQSQSRSSSLDVGGILDAPVATQRRIPPHLRIEGVDAEPDPDPDPDADPESMKLLLDYTASPFTPRRNSSTQLLPINRGSSLLSPYYLSPYMAVGGAGGGGGAGSIGGAGTTAAGDDCGSGNIRRSSTSDIVNCRRRGSTASGNSRRPSTSDLLRRARERRGSEARMGRSVSHSGMRGMGGGGVGGGGGGGCMGGRRTSMAF from the coding sequence atgacaacaacaataagcaagCATGAggtacagcagcagcagcagcaacaacaacatcagcagcagcagcagcaacaacatcccatgataacaacaacagcaacaacagcaactacagcaGCTACAGCAGCCAACACTGGACCACTGTGTGGTGCCATGCAGCTACAATTCGATACGCTTAACAACAATGACATTGCCCCAGTCACCGCCAGCTGTGATGAGCCGCAGTCCGCCGTCGACACTGCCCAAAATGCATTGCATCATGCATCGCAGACAAAAGTGCTTAAACGTCGCTCCTTGCTCAATTTCAAGTCCTTTGATTTTCACATCAAGTCCTTGTACAGTGGCTTGCGTGTTAGTGGTGCGGCCACAGTGGGTCACAAATCCGCATCTGCATCTGCCTCACAATCGCAgtcgcaatcgcaatcgcgTTCCTCCTCGTTGGACGTCGGTGGCATTTTGGATGCCCCAGTTGCAACTCAACGTCGCATACCGCCGCATTTGCGCATCGAAGGCGTTGACGCGGAGCCGGATCCAGATCCGGATCCGGATGCAGATCCGGAATCGATGAAACTACTGCTCGATTATACCGCATCTCCGTTCACGCCGAGACGCAATTCGAGCACCCAGCTGCTGCCCATCAATCGTGGCTCGTCCTTATTGTCGCCTTACTATTTGTCACCCTACATGGCCGTTGGTGGTGcaggcggcggcggcggtgcTGGTAGTATTGGTGGTGCTGGAACCACAGCAGCTGGCGATGACTGCGGTTCGGGGAACATACGACGCTCCTCGACCTCGGACATTGTCAACTGTCGACGACGCGGCTCCACGGCGAGCGGCAACAGCCGGCGGCCGAGCACCTCGGATCTGTTGAGGCGGGCACGCGAGAGGCGTGGCAGTGAGGCGCGCATGGGACGCAGCGTGTCGCACAGTGGCATGCGTGGCATGGGCGgcggtggtgttggtggtggcggtggcggtggctgCATGGGGGGTCGACGCACCAGCATGGCGTTCTAG
- the LOC117793960 gene encoding voltage-gated potassium channel subunit beta-2, with amino-acid sequence MSMVCSLNSDGSQANTTSNSAATATATQQQQNIVDTPNASTPLLLGHESMSLPPDVSATSITVLPPPTLLPGTANYSIIAAATETMLSRNNGTLALPGGLNFVMGATVTTNVVGAGGAATANANDNNNNMDNASDDSNPVTIYRCRAPIASLDCMEEFSGRSISLGSNPALPLRHGSTPTPGLRYKNLGKSGLRISNVGLGTWPVFSPGVSDEQAEAILKLAIDSGINLFDISEAHSETEIGKILQRTGWKRTTYVITTKVYWSTKSEERGLSRKHIIECVRASLQRLQLNYIDIVIIHKADPMCPMEEVVRAMSYVIQQGWAMYWGTARWSQVEIMEAYTNCRQFNCITPIVEQSEYHMFCREKCELYLPEMYNKIGVGLMAWGPLSMALSDTQNGDKLFLPKGSFKTKSFSWTEDEINRNAALSPQGSWGKDRIEEGRRHCDRLRDLAALAEKLGCSPTQLSIAWSLKHEPVQCLLLGATSAEQLHQSLQSLQLLPRLSSSVMLELERILENKPVRPPMISTLALR; translated from the exons ATGTCCATGGTTTGCAGTCTGAACAGCGATGGCAGCCAGGCCAATACGACGTCCAATTCAGCTGctactgcaactgcaaca caacagcaacaaaacattGTTGATACACCCAATGCCAGCACCCCGTTGCTACTCGGCCATGAGTCCATGAGCTTGCCACCCGATGTGAGTGCCACAAGCATAACGGTACTGCCACCGCCAACTCTGCTGCCTGGCACCGCAAACTATTCAATCA ttgctgctgccacagaGACCATGTTGAGCAGGAATAACGGCACTTTGGCGTTGCCAGGTGGTTTGAATTTCGTCATGGGCGCCACGGTGACCACGAATGTGGTTGGTGCCGGCGGTGCTGCAACGGCAAATGCcaatgataacaacaacaatatggaTAATGCGAGCGACGATTCCAATCCGGTAACAATTTACAG GTGCCGGGCTCCGATAGCGTCACTCGACTGTATGGAGGAGTTCAGTG GCCGTTCGATAAGCCTCGGCTCCAATCCGGCGCTTCCGTTGCGACACGGCTCGACACCGACACCGGGATTGCGCTACAAGAATCTCGGGAAGAGCGGTCTACGCATATCGAACGTGGGCTTGGGCACCTGGCCGGTCTTCTCGCCGGGCGTCAGTGATGAGCAGGCCGAGGCCATACTCAAATTGGCCATTGACAGCGGCATCAATCTCTTTGACATCTCCGAGGCGCATTCGGAGACGGAAATTGGCAAAATATTACAGCGTACCGGCTGGAAGCGTACCACATATGTGATCACAACAAAGGTCTACTGGAGCACCAA ATCTGAGGAGCGGGGACTTTCCCGTAAACACATTATCGAATGCGTGCGTGCAAGTTTGCAACGTTTGCAGTTGAACTACATCGATATTGTGATCATCCATAAGGCGGATCCCATGTGTCCCATGGAAG AAGTGGTGCGCGCCATGAGCTATGTCATCCAGCAAGGCTGGGCCATGTATTGGGGTACAGCGAGATGGTCTCAGGTGGAGATCATGGAGGCGTATACGAATTGTagacaatttaattgcattacaCCGATTGTTGAGCAGTCCGAGTACCATATGTTCTGTCGGGAGAAGTGTGAACTCTATTTGCCAGAGATGTACAACAAAATTGGGGTTGGCCTAATGGCCTGGGGACCACTGTCCATGGCCTTGAGCGATACACAGAATGGGGACAAGCTCTTTCTGCCCAAGGGATCGTTCAAAACGAAGAGCTTCTCCTGGACCGAAGATGAGATCAATCGGAAT GCTGCTTTATCGCCGCAGGGCAGTTGGGGCAAGGATCGTATTGAGGAGGGACGACGGCATTGTGATCGTTTGCGGGATTTGGCCGCATTGGCCGAGAAACTTGGCTGCAGTCCCACGCAGCTCTCTATTGCCTGGTCGCTGAAGCATGAGCCCGTTCAGTGCCTTCTGCTGGGCGCCACATCGGCGGAGCAACTGCATCAGAGTCTCCAATCGCTGCAG CTTTTGCCGCGTTTATCATCGAGCGTGATGCTGGAATTGGAACGTATTTTAGAGAATAAACCAGTGCGTCCGCCAATGATATCAACATTGGCGCTTCGGTGA
- the LOC117791501 gene encoding uncharacterized protein LOC117791501, protein MIKMQVEMQLETEMKMEVEVEMDSLSTPTSVAEVHVNQNTDTNSNVAADIVITEPKQQQQQQKQSVCLSVAEKLRRFCYIGTFDVPIFAATTLDLTVESHFPVLLELCAQISQRELIECLSSVLAAGNAEQLPRRDEALLVLAVYLSSCTDDKERNSARGHFVMLVTSGKDLLLFIKFVKRVQSLMKRKTPFSRTIRKAVIDWYKLQPLERLLEMWSMSDCEYCTHRDLLFHCHYTSEKFDMDILAALRLIFTPPKEVILWPDHLDPLINLKEFILGIAKVRLAQKPEEALPIVQQLHLGFQHVPRILMSDPQLLNILLPKMSYDQLLETWQKFLNVFKVHRDDQRKYTELFFDESKLRDANVTPIRLLIQESRLIKRKRLVTRGVVPTVHSTFMLNLYKRCFGLNKPIGLRLHITINLEKCYIGKYLNGRWRSVKYLDAVLALAFGYYKSESQVNVRIWYDKSGRLKPLPWTPTMTVDEAKSCCEMQQIVKIKQTLTDVIDNALNDAANTFDAFLVLVPSATRGNPNNNSDELFRRLNEYRQTRNPNAKFIIMSLRENHGSMTYSKERKENILELCGISDQMPRLINAFANGKFV, encoded by the exons ATGATAAAGATGCAGGTGGAGATGCAGCTGGAGACGGAGATGAAgatggaggtggaggtggagatGGACAGTTTGTCAACACCAACATCAGTAGCTGAAGTTCATGTAAATCAaaacacagatacaaattcaaatgtcGCAGCGGATATTGTAATCACTGAAC caaaacaacagcagcaacaacaaaaacaatcagTGTGTCTGTCGGTCGCTGAGAAACTTCGACGCTTCTGTTACATTGGCACATTCGATGTACCCATTTTTGCTGCAACAACTTTGGATCTCACAGTCGAGAGTCATTTTCCAGTCTTGCTGGAATTGTGTGCTCAGATCAGTCAAAGGGAGCTGATCGAGTGCTTGAGCAGCGTGCTCGCAGCTGGAAATGCCGAGCAGTTGCCGCGCCGTGACGAAGCTCTCCTAGTGCTGGCCGTGTATCTGTCCTCGTGCACTGATGATAAGGAACGGAACTCGGCACGTGGACATTTTGTCATGCTGGTGACGAGTGGCAAGGATCTGCTGCTGTTTATCAAGTTTGTGAAGCGTGTGCAGAGCTTAATGAAACGCAAGACACCCTTTAGTCGGACCATCCGCAAAGCCGTCATCGACTGGTACAAGCTGCAACCGCTCGAAAGACTGTTGGAAATGTGGTCGATGAGCGACTGTGAATATTGTACACATCGCGATCTTTTGTTTCATTGCCACTACACTAGTGAGAAATTCGATATGGATATTTTGGCCGCTTTGCGTCTGATATTTACGCCCCCCAAAGAGGTGATCTTGTGGCCCGATCATCTTGATCCATTAATCAACTTGAAAGAATTTATTCTGGGCATTGCTAAAGTGCGTCTTGCCCAGAAGCCAGAGGAGGCTTTACCAATTGTACAGCAATTGCATCTTGGCTTTCAACATGTACCGCGTATCTTAATGAGTGATCCACAGTTGCTCAACATTTTACTACCCAAAATGAGCTACGACCAGCTGCTGGAAACCTGGCAAAAATTCCTCAATGTATTCAAGGTTCATCGGGACGATCAACGCAAATATACCGAGTTGTTCTTCGACGAGTCTAAATTACGTGACGCCAATGTGACGCCAATTCGTCTGCTCATCCAGGAATCACGTCTTATTAAGCGCAAAAGACTC GTCACAAGAGGCGTTGTTCCCACTGTCCATTCAACCTTTATGCTTAATCTATACAAGCGTTGCTTCGGATTGAACAAACCCATCGGCTTGCGTCTACATATTACAATTAATCTGGAGAAGTGCTATATAGGCA AATATCTAAATGGACGCTGGCGCTCAGTCAAATATCTGGACGCTGTTCTTGCATTAGCCTTTGGTTATTACAAGAGCGAATCGCAGGTAAATGTTCGAATTTGGTACGACAAGAGCGGCAGGTTGAAACCCTTGCCATGGACTCCGACAATGACAGTAGATGAGGCCAAATCTTGCTGTGAAATGCAACAG ATcgtcaaaattaaacaaactcTGACTGACGTTATCGACAATGCACTGAATGATGCAGCTAATACGTTTGATGCGTTTTTAGTTTTGGTGCCAAGTGCCACAAGAGGCAATCCCAATAACAATTCCGATGAACTTTTTCGACGACTTAACGAGTATCGCCAAACTCGAAATCCGAATGCCAA ATTTATCATAATGAGTTTGCGCGAAAATCATGGATCCATGACCTACTCAAAGGAGCGTAAAGAGAATATTTTGGAGCTGTGCGGCATTTCCGATCAGATGCCACGTCTAATAAATGCCTTTGCTAATGGCAAATTCGTTTAA